The genomic stretch cggccgccgccgtttaggcgacctcctcggccagaagaacgagctgctcgctatgcgagcagcccgtcacctcatccagatgccctcgcccgagcggcgcgcccgggaggacgctgactcggcggagcgcggccggcaagagcgcatgcgccggcgccgGGACAAGGAGGAGGCCCGGGCACCCGCCCGCGTCCGgccggaggcgcgcaccgccgtggaacgcgccgcccgcggagctggagctatgcgggaagcggatgattccgccgcaggaggcggagcgcgagcgcgcccgaggtgcgcggacggaaaggaggaggatgaaggcctccgccgatgccaccgctgccgccgcccgcgccgcggcccgcgcagccgccgccgcgccacccagcccgtaagctggagtggaatcctcacgcgtacaggccgcccgcgtcgagtgaaatccacggccccgatggcgagccggcgaggagtcgccggctacgccgccggccccgtacgtatttaggatagaataGGAGTTAAATTTTTTTGTAATGAGTTCTCTTTAATGAAATatattatttatgcctatgacacgcgagCCAGGGGCGGAcatggggcggacgcgagcgaccagcctttcgcgtccgcggccacgcaaacccggccaagatttgggccgggtttgcgtcgatccggacgccgcgggcatccgttttagggatgggtccgtgcgctgggccgggtttttgtccgtttggacccatccggacgcgcgggcgcgggatgggtcgcccggttggagatgcccttacgatcTACTGAATGCATGCGTACACGCACGACCTACCTCTACGTTTACTTTTGAGTTTTACATTTTCTTTGAGCGTTTACTTTTGAGTTTTACTTTTTCTTTGAGAGCAACCGCATATTTTATTAATCGAAAAACAAGTTACATGCATGAAGCAATACATGtaaaaactaaaagacaaaccagGATAAAGTGATTATCCCAAATCTGTAGATAAAATTCTAAAAGATCGAAAATACAAAACAATATCTAGGGTTTGCTGCAACCACCGGCCGCCGTCCAACTCCAGTGCCGCCGAGAAGGACACTGAAAAAGACGCCGAACCTCCAACATCACAAGATCCAATAAAGCActatcgccaacgaggctttgtgactCGATGAACAGATCTGTTGCACAACGAAGCACATGTCGTTGTGGCACGTCGATCGGGGGACGTTCCCGTGCTATCTTGGACCAAGATCTACCGCCTTCCATCAACGAAGTCAGAGAAGAACGATATATCCACCAACTCTGAGACGCCGCCATGAAGGTCGCGCCGGTATGGGAGTGGAGTTGCGATAGATTTATTCGCCCGGACGTCGCTCTCACCACCCTACCGATGCACCACAGCAGACAAACCCTAACTACAAAATGAAGAAACGGATCCCATCCCCTTTTTGCCACGGAGCGGCAAGCGGAAGAAGAGGGGGCCAACCACGCCAACGGTGTTTTGGGATTTAGGGCGCCGCCGCCTATCGCTAGAGACGAGCGATATGATGTGGTTTCTTGGTTGGTTTCTTTTGAGTTAACTTTTAAGAGTCTGGCCAGCGGATCTTGAGATAACGAAAATACCGTAAGTATCACGCTACGGGTTTTTGTAAGACACCAAAACGTATGGATACCACTTCCTCCAATAAATATATCTCAATATTGTGTAGTCTGTTCGCATTCCGTGTGATGTTTAAACAAATATATGTATTCGGTCAACTACTGCCCCTGCATATCTTGTCGTCATAAGTGTGATTCTCTGCAAGAAGATATGCATGCAATGTTATGGTCTGACCAATTTCTCTTTTTTGCTTAATCTTTGTTCACCAAATTTTAAAATGTTGCATACGTGGGCTACCAAGAATCGTTCGAAGGCACGGTTTGCTTCCCAACATAAATCTGAGGACATCATGTTCTCTGGACATATTTGTGAGATGATTTTGTGTGAATTTTATGAGAGCTTATGAAATCCGTACCGTAGTAAACCTGTAGTTGACGCAGAAGTGCAACCGGCCATTATCAACCAACTTGGCAACTTTCCTTACAAGGGGCCGAACGTCTCAGTCTCAGTCTATATATAAGCTTCAGAGCATAGCATAGATGCATTCCCCCAGCAAGCCATGGCGCAAGATCtccagtacagctaccaccattgcCTCCTCTTGGCCGCCATCCTCGTGCTCCCGCTTCTCCTTGTCAAGCTCAGGCGGCACGGGAGCGGCCGCGAGACTAACCTGCCCCCGGGGCCATGGCCACTGCCGCTCATCGGCAGCATGCACCTCCTCGTCGGCGTACTCCCGCACCTCGCCATGCGGGACATCGCCCGCCGGCTCGGCGCTCCACTCATGCTGCTCCGCCTAGGTGAGCTTCGCGTCATCGTGGCCTCGTCGGCGGCCGCCGCGAGGGCGGTCATGAGGACCCACGACGCCGCGCTCGCCACCCGACCGCTGACCGCCACCATCCGCGCGCTCACCAGAAGGGACGGCCTCGGCGTGGTGTTCGCGCCGCAGGGCGAGCACTGGCGCCAGCTCCGCAAGCTCTGCGTCAACGAGATCCTCAGCGCGCGGCGTGTCCGGTCCTTCCGCGGCTCCCGCGAAGCAGAGGCCGCCGCCCTCGTCGCGTCCATcgcgtcgctgtcgtcgtcgtccgagCCGGTGAACATCAGCTCCCTCCTCGCCACCTACGTCACCGACACGGCGGTGCGCGCTGTGGCGGGCGACCGAATGAGGGACCGCGACGCCTTCCTTGAGTGCGTGGACGAGGGCATCAAGGTGTCCGCCGGGTTCACCCTCGCCGACCTGTTCCCGTCCTCACGCCTCGCACGCGCACTCAGCGGGATGGCGCGACGCGCGGAGCTGCAGGGTGTCAAGATGAGCGGGATCATGGACGATGTCCTCGAGGAGCACCGCGTGAGGAGGTCGGCCACCGGCGCGGGGGACGAGGAAGAAGACATCGTGGACGTTCTGCTGAGGCTCCAGACGGACGGCGGGCTTCACGTTCCTCTCGAGACAGGAACCATCCGCGCCGTGATCAACGTAAGGCCTAgctagtacatctccatctcaacAGAAATTGTTTTACTAGCAGCAAAACCTCACGCGCGTGTTCGACGAAATTCGTTCTTCACAGGATCTGTTGGGCGCTGGGAGCGAGACCTCGGCGACGACGCTCCAGTGGGCCATGGCGGAGCTGATGCGGGACCCGAAGAAGCTTCGCAGGGCGCAGGACGAGGTGCGCGGAGCCTTCGCCGGGGATAGCCGTGTCCGGGAGGAGGCCCTGCCGGAGCTGCGGTACCTGCAGCTTGTCATAAAGGAGACGCTCCGGCTGCACCCGGCTGTGCCGCTGCTCGTTCCGCGAGAGTGCCAGGAGCCCTGCCGCATCCTCGGCTACGACGTGCCCGTGGGCACCATGGTGCTCGTCAACGCATGGGCGATCGGGCGGGACGTCGAGAGATGGGGCAAGGATGCCGAGGAGTTCAGACCGGAGAGGTTCGAGGAGGCCGGCAACTGCGCGGTGGACTTCAAGGGGACGGACTTCGAGCTCGTGCCGTTCGGCGCGGGACGGAGGATATGCCCCGGCATAGCGCTGGGCGTCGCTGTCATGGAGCTCGCGCTGGCGAGCCTCCTCTTCCATTTCGACTGGGAGCTCCTCGGCGGCGCCGCCCCGCATGAGCTGGATATGACGGAGGCATTCGGgatcacgacgaggaggaagagcgaCCTATGGCTGCACGCCACTGTTCGCGTGCCTCTTCCTAGCCTCTAGATACAATCATACAATGCTGTTCATGCATGGATTGCTTTCTCCCAGGCTGATTATAGTGGTAAGTAGCATCCCagtagcggaaattcaattcggctcccgggtgcgtatgctccctataccaaaaaattatatttcgagttgtcgaaaatttttgacaaaaaattctacatgtacatcttcataatatatgtgcatttgtcaagtttcacgaaaaaataatattttttatggtctatgtaaaaaagagaaaatttatcttgtaaaaagcattatttttaggactgaattttatcttttttacacacgttacATGACcagtccattttttatgaaacaactttgtgagcgtgtagcacgtaaagatgtacgtgcaaatttttcgtttcaatttttttgaaattccaaatatgtgtaagatgaaattcaaaatagagggagcatatgctcccatgttccaaaacacca from Lolium rigidum isolate FL_2022 chromosome 4, APGP_CSIRO_Lrig_0.1, whole genome shotgun sequence encodes the following:
- the LOC124649017 gene encoding desmethyl-deoxy-podophyllotoxin synthase-like, with translation MAQDLQYSYHHCLLLAAILVLPLLLVKLRRHGSGRETNLPPGPWPLPLIGSMHLLVGVLPHLAMRDIARRLGAPLMLLRLGELRVIVASSAAAARAVMRTHDAALATRPLTATIRALTRRDGLGVVFAPQGEHWRQLRKLCVNEILSARRVRSFRGSREAEAAALVASIASLSSSSEPVNISSLLATYVTDTAVRAVAGDRMRDRDAFLECVDEGIKVSAGFTLADLFPSSRLARALSGMARRAELQGVKMSGIMDDVLEEHRVRRSATGAGDEEEDIVDVLLRLQTDGGLHVPLETGTIRAVINDLLGAGSETSATTLQWAMAELMRDPKKLRRAQDEVRGAFAGDSRVREEALPELRYLQLVIKETLRLHPAVPLLVPRECQEPCRILGYDVPVGTMVLVNAWAIGRDVERWGKDAEEFRPERFEEAGNCAVDFKGTDFELVPFGAGRRICPGIALGVAVMELALASLLFHFDWELLGGAAPHELDMTEAFGITTRRKSDLWLHATVRVPLPSL